The genomic segment GACGCCATGCGGTTCCTGCCGGGGGCCATCAAGGTGCAGGCGGGTGAGACCGTGCGGATCGTGGCGCGCAACGATGGCCAGCTGCCGCATGAACTCGTCATCGGGACGGAAAGCGAGTTGCGCGAACACGCGAACCAGATGCGGCAGGGCAGTGGTCACGCACACCACGCGGGCGCCGCCGTCACCGTTGCACCTGGCAAGGTTGGAGAACTGGTGGTGACCTACCGCCGGCCCGAGCAGCTGCAGATCGCCTGCCTGGTGCCTGGTCATTTCGAGGCCGGCATGCGAGGTGAGTTCGAAGTCGTGGCGCAGCTTGCCGACCCGCAGCCTGCGGCCGCGCCGCCGACCGCGAAGGCCAGGAAATCCGCGAACCACGACCACAGCACGCACAAGCACTAGGTCGAATGGCGGAGCCAGCCGCCACGGGCTGTGTCGCGGCCAACCGCCACCATACGAGTTGCCTACACTGGCGCCTTTTTCCCCCACAGGACTCTCATGAACAAGACCGAGCTGGTGCAATCCCTCGCTTCCGCTACCGAGCAACCGCAAGCCGCCGCGTCGAGGTCCCTCGAAGCGTTGATCAGGATCGTCACCGACGAACTCGCGAAAGGCGGTGAGGTGGTGATCCCGGGGTTCGGCAGCTTCAAGAGGGCGGAGCGCGCGGAACGTTCGGGCCGCAATCCGCAGACGGGTGAGGCCCTGACGATCGCTGCGTCCACCTCAGTGAAGTTCGTCCCCGGTGCCGCGCTGAAAGGCGCGGTGAACAGCAAGGCTGCGGGCGGCTGACCTCGCGCTGTGTCCGCGGGTGATCTCCGCGTTGCACGGTCAATCAGTCCGCGCTGATGCTGGCCGACTGGATCACCCGCCCCCAGTAGTCGAGCTCCTTGCGCGTGAACTCCCCGAGTTGCGCAGGACTCATCTGCTCCACGCGCGTGCCGGACTCCTCGGCCTTCTTGCGGACCTCCGGCGCGGAGAGGATCTTTCCGATCTCGGCATTCAGGCGCTGCACGATGTCGGCCGGCGTGCCGGCCGGCGCGTACAGCGCGAACCACGAGTCGAGGTTGAAGTTCTGCAGGCCCGACTCCGCCGCGGTGGGAACCTGCGGCAGCGAGATGAGCCGGGTCTGGCTGGTGACCGCCAGGGCCTTCAGCTTGTCCGCCTTGACCTGGCTGACCACCGCGGCCGGCGTCGTGATGAAAAGATCGACTTGCCCGCCCAGCAGGTCCTGCACGGCCGGGCCCGATCCCTTGTACGGAACATGCGTGAGGGACGTGCCCGTGAGCTGCTTGAACAGTTCGCCCGCGATGTGCTGGATCGAGCCGTTGCCGGACGAGGCGTAGTTCAGCTTGCCCGGATTCGCCTTGGCGTACGCGATCAGCTCGCGCAGGTTGTTGGCGGGCAGGCTGGCCTTGGCCGCCAGCACCTGCGGCGCGCGCGTGAGCATCGCCACGGGCGCGAAGTCCTTGATCGGGTCCCATCCGGCCTTCTTGAACAGGTGCGGGTTGCCCACCTGGTACCCGCTGTAGGCCAGCAGCAGCGTGTAGCCGTCCGGCTTGGCGCGCGCGACGATCTGGTTGCCGATGTTGCCGGAGGCGCCGGGCTTGTTGTCCACGACCACGGGCTGGCCCAGGGCGCGCGACAGCGGTTCCGAGATCAGGCGTGCGGTGAAGTCCGTGGTGCCGCCGGGAGCCGTCGGCACGACGATGGTGATCGGACGCTCGGGATACTTGGCTTGCGCGAACAGGCGGCCGGCTGCGCCGGCGAGCACCGCGGCGCTGCCGCCTTTGATCAATTGACGTCGTTGCATCTTTGTCTCCTTGAAATTCAGACGGGCTGCGAGAGTTCGATCAGGTTGAAGTCCGGGTCGCGCACGTAGACGGAACGGATCTGGCCCCGGGCGCCGGTTCGCAGCACCGGCCCCTGTTCGATCGGCCACTCCTGCGCGCGCAGCCGTTCGATGACGGTCTCCAGTGGAACGGTGACGATGAAGCACAAGTCGAGCGCGCCCGGCACGGGCAGGTGCGCCTTCGGCTCGAACTCGGCGCCCTGCACATGCAGGTTGATCTTCTGGTGGCCGAACCTGAACGCCCGGCGTTGGACCGGCGGGGTGCCGCCGATGAAGGTCTCCAGCTCCATCCCGAGCACACGCGTGTAGAAGTCCACGCACGCGGCTTCTCGCGCCGTGGTGAGGACCAGGTGATCCAGGTGGCTGATCATGCGAACGCCCTGCGGAGCTCGGCCACCGAAGCGGGGGCAGGGTGCAGGTCGGAAATGGGGCCGGCCTTGGCGACTTGCCCGGGGACCTCGTGGCCGACGATTTCGGGAAGGCGCCGTGCGACCGCGAGCAGCCGGTCCAGGTCGACGCCGGTCTCGTAGCCCATCGCCTGCAGCATGTGGAGGGCGTCCTCGCTGCAGATGTTGCCGGTGGCGCCCGGCGCATAGGGGCAGCCGCCGAGCCCGCCCAGCGAGCCGTCGAGGCGTGTGATGCCCTGCTGCACGGCCGCGAGCACGTTGGCCAGGCCCATGCCCCGCGTGTTGTGGAAGTGCAGGGTGAGCTGCAGGTGCCCGAACCGGCGTTGCAGTGCTTCGCACATGCGCGCGACCTGCGCGGGATGCGCCATGCCCGTGGTGTCGCAGATCGTCAGCCCGCGAACGCCGAGGTCCGCGAAGCGCGCGGCCCAGCGCAACACTTCCTCCTGCGGCACTTCGCCTTCCATCGGGCAGCCGAAGCAGGTGGACAGCGAGACATTGACCGGCGCCTTGCCCGCGACGAGGTCGAT from the Ramlibacter henchirensis genome contains:
- a CDS encoding HU family DNA-binding protein — encoded protein: MNKTELVQSLASATEQPQAAASRSLEALIRIVTDELAKGGEVVIPGFGSFKRAERAERSGRNPQTGEALTIAASTSVKFVPGAALKGAVNSKAAGG
- a CDS encoding VOC family protein, which codes for MISHLDHLVLTTAREAACVDFYTRVLGMELETFIGGTPPVQRRAFRFGHQKINLHVQGAEFEPKAHLPVPGALDLCFIVTVPLETVIERLRAQEWPIEQGPVLRTGARGQIRSVYVRDPDFNLIELSQPV
- a CDS encoding Bug family tripartite tricarboxylate transporter substrate binding protein; translated protein: MQRRQLIKGGSAAVLAGAAGRLFAQAKYPERPITIVVPTAPGGTTDFTARLISEPLSRALGQPVVVDNKPGASGNIGNQIVARAKPDGYTLLLAYSGYQVGNPHLFKKAGWDPIKDFAPVAMLTRAPQVLAAKASLPANNLRELIAYAKANPGKLNYASSGNGSIQHIAGELFKQLTGTSLTHVPYKGSGPAVQDLLGGQVDLFITTPAAVVSQVKADKLKALAVTSQTRLISLPQVPTAAESGLQNFNLDSWFALYAPAGTPADIVQRLNAEIGKILSAPEVRKKAEESGTRVEQMSPAQLGEFTRKELDYWGRVIQSASISAD
- a CDS encoding hydroxymethylglutaryl-CoA lyase, which gives rise to MNRILFNEVVTRDGFQNEPDFIPTDAKVALIDELSRCGYAKVEVTSFTSPKAIPMLRDAEEVMGRIRRVPGVEYTVLVPNVRGAERAMESHADELNLVMSTSETHNLANLRMPREKSFEGLKAVIDLVAGKAPVNVSLSTCFGCPMEGEVPQEEVLRWAARFADLGVRGLTICDTTGMAHPAQVARMCEALQRRFGHLQLTLHFHNTRGMGLANVLAAVQQGITRLDGSLGGLGGCPYAPGATGNICSEDALHMLQAMGYETGVDLDRLLAVARRLPEIVGHEVPGQVAKAGPISDLHPAPASVAELRRAFA